A part of Brassica rapa cultivar Chiifu-401-42 chromosome A05, CAAS_Brap_v3.01, whole genome shotgun sequence genomic DNA contains:
- the LOC103866674 gene encoding mitogen-activated protein kinase 20: MMQADPQRKKNNLEMEFFSDYGDASRFKIQEVIGKGSYGVVCSAIDTLTGEKVAIKKIHDIFEHISDAARILREIKLLRLLRHPDIVEIKHIMLPPSRREFKDIYVVFELMESDLHQVIKANDDLTKEHYQFFLYQLLRALKYIHTANVYHRDLKPKNILANANCKLKICDFGLARVAFNDTPTTIFWTDYVATRWYRAPELCGSFYSKYTPAIDIWSIGCIFAEVLMGKPLFPGKNVVHQLDLMTDLLGTPSLDTISRVRNEKARRYLTSMRKKPPIPFTQKFPNADPLSLKLLERLLAFDPKDRPTAEEALADPYFKGLAKVEREPSCQPITKMEFEFERRKVTKEDIRELISREILEYHPQLLKDHMSGADKTNFLYPSAVDQFRRQFAHLEENSGKTVPVAPLERKHASLPRSTVVHSTAVARGGQPKLMNNTNTLNPETTQNIPLNHHATLQAQQRNLSAAKPSAFMGPVAPFDNGRSSRDAYDPRSFIRSTTTTLPFQQQSASTAAMGKQQERRTTTTTMESERQARQISQYNRYAQPDVAINIDNNPFIMARTGMHKAENMSDHRIIIDTNLLQATAGIGVAAAAAAAAPGGSAHRKVGGVRYGMSKMY, from the exons ATGATGCAGGCAGATCCTCAGCGTAAAAAG AACAATCTAGAGATGGAGTTCTTTTCCGACTACGGGGACGCCAGCAGGTTCAAAATCCAAGAAGTAATCGGAAAAGGCAGCTACGGAGTTGTCTGCTCAGCCATAGACACCCTTACCGGCGAGAAAGTCGCCATCAAGAAAATACACGACATCTTCGAGCATATATCAGACGCTGCGAGGATCCTCCGCGAGATTAAACTCCTCAGGCTCCTGAGGCATCCGGATATAGTCGAAATCAAGCACATTATGCTCCCTCCTTCGAGAAGAGAGTTCAAAGACATCTACGTTGTGTTTGAGCTCATGGAGTCTGATCTTCACCAAGTTATTAAAGCCAATGATGATTTGACCAAAGAGCATTACCAGTTTTTCCTTTATCAGTTGTTGCGTGCGCTCAAGTACATTCACACAGCTAATGTCTACCACAGAGATTTGAAGCCGAAGAATATATTGGCAAATGCAAATTGTAAACTCAAGATTTGTGATTTTGGATTGGCTAGAGTTGCATTCAATGACACCCCCACAACAATCTTCTGGACA GACTATGTTGCTACTAGATGGTATAGAGCTCCAGAGCTTTGTGGATCTTTTTACTCAAAG TATACACCTGCGATTGATATTTGGAGTATAGGCTGCATTTTCGCCGAAGTATTGATGGGAAAGCCACTTTTCCCTGGAAAGAATGTGGTTCACCAGCTTGATCTTATGACTGATCTGCTTGGGACACCTTCCCTGGACACCATCTCCCGG GTGAGGAATGAGAAGGCGAGGAGGTACTTGACAAGCATGAGGAAGAAGCCACCTATACCATTTACTCAGAAGTTTCCAAACGCAGATCCTTTGTCTTTGAAGCTGTTGGAGAGGCTTCTCGCTTTTGATCCTAAAGACCGACCAACTGCTGAAGAG GCACTTGCGGATCCATATTTCAAGGGACTTGCCAAAGTAGAGAGGGAGCCATCGTGTCAGCCCATTACCAAGATGGAGTTTGAGTTCGAGAGAAGAAAAGTCACTAAAGAGGATATCAGAGAGCTAATATCTAGGGAGATACTTGAGTACCATCCTCAGCTGCTTAAAGATCACATGAGCGGTGCTGATAAAACAAATTTTCTATATCCAAG TGCTGTTGATCAGTTTAGGAGACAGTTTGCACATCTTGAAGAGAACAGTGGGAAGACTGTCCCTGTGGCACCTTTAGAAAGGAAACATGCCTCTCTTCCCAG ATCAACAGTTGTACATTCAACCGCAGTTGCAAGAGGAGGACAACCGAAACTTATGAACAACACAAACACATTGAACCCTGAAACTACTCAAAACATTCCTCTGAATCATCATGCAACGTTACAAGCACAACAAAGAAACCTCTCAG CTGCCAAACCAAGCGCATTCATGGGCCCTGTGGCGCCTTTTGACAACGGTAGAAGCAGTAGAGATGCATATGACCCGAGATCATTCATCCGCAGCACTACTACTACTCTCCCCTTTCAACAACAGTCTGCATCAACAGCCGCCATGGGGAAACAACAAGAGaggagaacaacaacaacaaccatggAGTCTGAGAGGCAGGCAAGGCAGATATCTCAATACAATAGATACGCACAACCAGACGTAGCCATCAACATAGATAACAACCCGTTTATCATGGCTCGAACGGGGATGCACAAGGCGGAAAACATGAGTGATCACCGGATCATAATAGATACGAATCTGCTGCAAGCAACAGCAGGAATAGGAGTTGCGGCGGCTGCTGCTGCAGCTGCTCCCGGTGGTTCTGCTCACCGGAAAGTTGGAGGTGTTCGGTACGGCATGTCAAAGATGTACTAG